From the Lathyrus oleraceus cultivar Zhongwan6 chromosome 4, CAAS_Psat_ZW6_1.0, whole genome shotgun sequence genome, one window contains:
- the LOC127137849 gene encoding ras-related protein RABB1c-like, with product MSYSHIFKYIIIGDTGVGKSCLLIRFADNRFQPFHDVTIGVEFGVRTININNKPIRLQIWDTAGQEKFKSITTSYYRGAVGALLVYDITRRETFHHIAGWLEDLKRHANSNMIFMLIGNKADLSKKRAVSTEEGEKFAKENGLMFMEVSAKSAENVEDAFIKTAGIIYKRIENGNFDVVNESRGIQIGSESKPSVAMDNKVPSVFGGSCCSS from the coding sequence ATGTCTTACTCACACATCTTCAAATACATAATAATCGGAGACACAGGAGTCGGAAAATCATGCCTTCTAATCCGTTTCGCTGACAACCGCTTTCAACCCTTCCACGACGTAACAATCGGTGTGGAATTCGGTGTGAGGACGATCAACATTAATAACAAACCAATCAGGTTACAAATATGGGACACAGCAGGTCaagaaaaattcaaatcaatAACAACATCATATTACAGAGGAGCAGTAGGTGCATTACTGGTTTACGATATAACAAGGAGAGAAACATTTCATCACATAGCTGGCTGGTTAGAAGATTTGAAGCGACATGCAAATTCAAATATGATCTTTATGTTAATCGGAAACAAGGCCGATCTCAGTAAGAAGCGCGCTGTAAGTACTGAAGAAGGCGAGAAGTTTGCGAAGGAGAATGGTTTGATGTTCATGGAGGTTTCGGCGAAAAGTGCAGAAAATGTTGAAGATGCGTTCATAAAAACAGCGGGAATAATATATAAAAGGATTGAAAATGGAAATTTTGATGTGGTGAATGAGAGTCGTGGAATCCAAATTGGAAGTGAAAGTAAACCATCAGTAGCTATGGATAATAAGGTCCCTTCTGTTTTTGGTGGAAGCTGTTGTAGCAGTTGA
- the LOC127137850 gene encoding ras-related protein Rab-2-B-like, whose amino-acid sequence MSYAYLFKYIIIGDTGVGKSCLQLQFTDNRFQPLHDVTIGVEFGVRTVTIDNKPIKLQIGDTAGQEMFRSITRSYYRGAAAALLVYDITRRETFDHIADWLDDARQHANSSITVMLIGNKSDLSKKRDVSTEEGEKFAKENGLMFMEVSAKSAEHVEHAFVKTAGIICKKIKHGGFDVVNESHGIKIGYGEASVGRNHKLPYGTGGSCCT is encoded by the coding sequence ATGTCTTATGCATACCTCTTCAAATACATAATAATCGGAGACACCGGAGTCGGAAAATCATGCCTTCAACTTCAATTCACTGACAACCGCTTTCAACCCCTCCACGACGTAACTATCGGTGTCGAATTCGGTGTAAGGACGGTCACCATTGATAACAAACCAATCAAGTTACAAATAGGGGACACGGCAGGTCAAGAAATGTTCAGATCGATAACAAGATCATACTACAGAGGAGCAGCAGCTGCATTACTGGTTTATGATATAACAAGGAGAGAAACATTTGATCACATAGCTGACTGGTTAGATGATGCAAGGCAACATGCGAATTCGAGTATCACTGTTATGTTGATCGGAAACAAGTCCGATCTCAGTAAGAAGCGTGATGTAAGTACTGAAGAAGGCGAGAAGTTTGCGAAGGAGAATGGTTTGATGTTCATGGAGGTTTCTGCGAAAAGTGCAGAGCATGTTGAACATGCGTTCGTAAAAACAGCTGGAATAATATGTAAAAAGATTAAACATGGAGGATTTGATGTGGTGAATGAGAGTCATGGAATCAAAATTGGATATGGGGAAGCATCAGTAGGTAGGAATCATAAGCTTCCTTATGGTACTGGTGGAAGCTGCTGCACTTGA